A window of the Megalopta genalis isolate 19385.01 chromosome 2, iyMegGena1_principal, whole genome shotgun sequence genome harbors these coding sequences:
- the Ufd4 gene encoding ubiquitin fusion-degradation 4-like isoform X1 translates to MADVDPETLLEWLSMGQGDERDMQLIALEQLCMLLLMSDNVDRCFECCPPRTFLPALCRIFLDELAPDSVLEVTARAITYYLDVSAECTRRVVAMEGAVKAICSRLSGAGLGSRTSRDLAEQCIKVLELVCAREAGAVFEAGGLPCALCFIREHGARVHRDTLHSAMAVVTRLCGKVEPQDKSLPDCVEALSTLLRHEDAHVADGALRCFASLADRYSRRNTDPAPLASNGLVSELLHRLSNAAGPGTAIATTSGNPKTPPPSSTASTIPTPEAKSCASVSTIISLLSTLCRGSPSITHDLLRSELPDAIEKALKGDERCALDSMRLVDLLLVLLFEGRSALNRNTTGGPSGPLLPRLRRLDSAGEKSHRQLIDCIRSKDTDALIEAIDSGGIEVNFMDDVGQTLLNWASAFGTQEMVEFLCDRGADVNKGQRSSSLHYAACFGRPAIAKVLLKHGANPDLRDEDGKTPLDKARERVDEGHREVAAILQSPGEWMLPNQEHRKPETETEFTEPKGDPEMAPVYLKRLLPVFCATFQSSMLPSVRKASLSLIRKMVHYIQPDLLVETCGSDRTGDCGAMLVEVIANVLDNEELELKTPSPPPPPLKPYIGPKLRCLSSCKSSSSLNYIVDKTEDEAGHLVVLQMIQDLMIKSKDEFLEHFARLGVFSKVAALAGPKESAPDPEAESNQSGEEQRMEDARELLVGRAYHWRDWCICRGRDCLYVWSDAAALELSNGSNGWFRFILDGKLATMYSSGSPEGGTDTSGKGRNTESLTTEENRGEFLEKLQRARSQVKPNSVSQPVLSRPGTTRLIVGNWALSSRRESMLGIHNSDSLQVTILREDLPGFIFESNRGTKHSFTAETSLGPEFSAGWAGKRGKRLRSKIEAIKQKVKMQAQDIYERYFKAAQAQPRGVVAKLGVIVSQIEKACQKQQAGNREWRSILQSTLEELKLLLNEEGKVSAYELHSSGLVQALLVLLAAPPGPQPPTLRATKLRMQRIVVFKNCFHVTDVNKVHNSAKILVHKLVSVLESIEKLPVYLYDTPGSGYGLQILTRRLRFRLEKAAGESSLIDRSGRSLKMEPLSTIQQLENHLLRMVAKQWYDHDRSTFTFVKKLKEGNRITFKYQYDFDENGLLYWIGTNSKSCSEWVNPGQYGLVVVTSSDGRNLPYGQLEDILSRDPSALNCHTNDDKRAWFSIDLGVWIIPTAYTLRHAKGYGRSALRNWLFQASKDGVNWTHLYAHVDDTSLNEPGNTATWTLELTTEETQGWRHLRLQQIGKNSSGHTHYLSVSGFEVYGEVTGVCEDLGRAAREAEAGIRRLRRLIKSQVLRHLVAGARVARGLDWKWRDQDGIPPGEGTVTGELHNGWIDVTWDHGGSNSYRMGAEGKYDLRLVGAGLDSDNGTKGKTGTGVLTGRKSSSTPSLPDCTDTVMRGSVASTDQAASADNLAAKQAAESIAESVLSVARAEAVVAVTGEGGANSTSELSVVLHPRPDTTVTSDLATIVESLALNTDCSSNSNSNRASSSSKPLLATVRGNKPVANLLEAAEALDRVREGADRLRNNTNSFLSGELLSIVPVRISVSGESEDNSLRIKPVQRHSGIADATKECSRDKEASSSTQNTTGGCPVVVTNPMSVSVPNLACSDTSNTLEPTTATGLLGTFTAMTRRRTFGPTGGQHIASNSNTGSNSRGPNSVSSLVRLALNPNFPGGLLSTAQSYPSLTSSGQVAGSGVTTTTGAGLGQALTMSLTSTSSDSEQLLLQVSLEDFLESCGGVASSSASGARIINRPTLVTELEDDEDVVLEEEEDNDEHDQEEDDEENEDEGDGCEGDYEEVMVSRNLLATFMEEEASQSSKSRAWDDEFVLKRQFSALIPAFDPRPGRTNINQTTDLEVPPPGSETQSSARVGSLPMPRLLLTLKGPGLPGVPDVELPLTEPHASIFQAVQELMQLTELGSRQEKLRRIWEPNYTIIYKEARDEESSGRATPIVTLYSRNATQNSSACTVEDVLQLLRHVYVLSTTRDDGKHIDYDESEESTCCVHPDDFTSKKITNKIVQQIQDPLALAAGALPNWCEELARSCPFLLPFETRRLYFSCTAFGASRSIVWLQTQRDAVLERQRAPGLSPRRDDSHEFRVGRLKHERVSVPRGEKLLDWAEQVLKVHASRKSILEVEFVGEEGTGLGPTLEFFALVAAELQRKDLGLWLCDDEESQEDTEEQIRVSSDQVRPAGYYVTRPSGLFPAPLPQDSAACERAVRYFWFLGVFLAKVLQDNRLVDLPLSRPFLKLMCHGDITNNVNEKIGLSGVTQESMSSSMSSSFISEEGEADAAYSAFVPSPWYAGLLDIEDLVHVDPVRGEFLKEIQTATAKRDRTFSDGRNSADEETSLSIAHPSGMSVPIEDLALTMTYSPSSKIFGHDQVELVEGGADIAVTMENAREYAELTVNYCLDRGISKQLESFRSGFSKVFPMEKLHAFSPEEIRAMLCGEQNPQWTREDLLNYTEPKLGYTRESPGFQRFVNVLVSLTGPERKAFLQFATGCSALPPGGLCNLHPRLTVVRKVDAGSGGYPSVNTCVHYLKLPEYPTEETLKERLLAATRERGFHLN, encoded by the exons ATGGCTGATGTTGATCCGGAGACACTACTAGAGTGGCTCAGTATGGGCCAAGGGGATGAAAGGGACATGCAGTTAATTGCTCTAGAGCAATTGTGCATGTTACTACTTATGTCTGATAATGTTGATCGATGCTTTGAATG CTGTCCTCCACGCACATTTCTCCCTGCATTATGTAGAATTTTTTTGGATGAGCTTGCACCGGATAGTGTCTTAGAAGTGACTGCTCGGGCCATCACATATTACTTGGACGTTTCTGCAGAATGTACACGCAGAGTAGTAGCAATGGAGGGTGCTGTAAAAGCTATTTGCAGTCGCCTATCCGGAGCTGGATTAGGTTCCAGAACTAGTCGGGACTTGGCTGAGCAGTGCATAAAG GTGTTGGAACTCGTTTGCGCAAGGGAAGCTGGTGCTGTATTCGAAGCTGGTGGCCTTCCATGTGCCTTGTGCTTTATCCGAGAGCACGGAGCTCGTGTTCACCGAGACACCCTGCATTCCGCAATGGCCGTAGTGACCCGTCTGTGCGGGAAAGTAGAacctcaagataaatcattgccGGATTGTGTCGAGGCGCTGTCAACATTACTCAGACACGAGGATGCACACGTTGCCGATGGAGCGCTTCGTTGTTTCGCATCGCTCGCCGATAGATATTCACGTCGAAACACAGATCCCGCtcctttagcatcaaatggattagtttcTGAACTTTTGCATAG GTTGTCGAACGCAGCAGGGCCTGGTACAGCAATAGCAACGACTTCTGGAAATCCAAAGACACCACCACCTTCTAGCACAGCATCAACGATTCCGACTCCAGAAGCAAAATCGTGCGCTTCTGTGTCAACTATAATTAGCCTACTATCGACGCTTTGCAGAGGATCACCTTCTATAACCCATGATCTTTTACGTTCCGAACTGCCGGATGCAATCGAGAAAGCTTTGAAAGGCGACGAGCGGTGCGCCCTTGATTCTATGAGATTAGTTGATTTATTATTGGTTCTGCTGTTTGAAGGACGATCAGCGTTAAATCGTAATACAACCGGTGGTCCGTCTGGACCATTGTTACCACGATTGAGACGTTTGGACAGCGCCGGAGAGAAGTCTCATAGACAACTGATTGATTGTATTCGATCCAAGGATACGGACGCATTGATAGAGGCTATAGATTCTGGCGGCATCGAAGTGAATTTTATGGATGATGTTGGTCAAACGTTACTCAATTGGGCATCTGCATTTGGCACTCAAGAGATGGTCGAATTCTTATGCGATAGGGGAGCGGATGTTAATAAAGGGCAACGATCCTCTAGTTTGCATTATGCAGCTTGCTTCGGGAGACCAGCTATCGCTAAGGTGTTGCTTAAGCATGGTGCGAATCCTGATCTAAGAGACGAAGATGGGAAAACTCCACTAGATAAAGCCAGAGAACGGGTGGACGAGGGTCACAGAGAAGTGGCAGCTATATTGCAGTCTCCTGGGGAATGGATGCTGCCGAATCAAGAGCACAGGAAACCAGAAACCGAGACAGAATTCACAGAACCGAAAGGCGACCCTGAAATGGCTCCGGTTTATTTGAAGCGTCTGTTGCCGGTATTTTGTGCAACATTTCAATCATCAATGTTGCCCAGCGTTAGAAAAGCCAGTTTAAGTCTAATAAGGAAGATGGTGCATTATATTCAACCGGATCTGCTCGTTGAAACATGCGGTTCCGATAGAACAGGAGATTGCGGCGCTATGCTTGTAGAGGTGATTGCCAATGTATTGGACAACGAG GAGCTTGAGTTAAAAACACCATCACCACCACCTCCGCCTCTCAAGCCGTATATTGGCCCAAAATTGCGTTGCCTCTCATCGTGCAAGTCTTCCAGTTCCCTGAACTACATTGTTGATAAGACG GAGGACGAGGCCGGACACTTAGTGGTTTTGCAAATGATACAAGATTTGATGATAAAAAGCAAAGATGAGTTTCTAGAACATTTCGCTCGTTTGGGAGTCTTTTCGAAAGTCGCCGCATTAGCCGGACCAAAAGAGAGTGCACCGGATCCGGAAGCGGAATCGAATCAGTCTGGGGAAGAACAAAGAATGGAAGACGCAAGAGAGCTTTTAGTAGGAAGAGCATATCATTGGAGAGATTGGTGTATCTGCAGAGGACGCGATTGCCTGTATGTTTGGTCAGACGCAGCTGCCTTAGAACTATCGAATGGAAGCAACGGATGGTTCCGATTTATACTCGACGGAAAACTGGCGACAATGTACTCCAGCGGAAGCCCGGAGGGTGGAACAGATACATCAG GAAAAGGGAGGAACACAGAGTCGCTTACCACCGAAG AGAATCGCGGCGAATTCTTGGAGAAATTGCAAAGAGCTCGTAGCCAAGTGAAACCAAACTCTGTTAGCCAGCCTGTTTTGTCGCGTCCTGGCACGACCCGGCTGATCGTAGGAAATTGGGCATTATCCAGCAGAAGGGAAAGCATGTTGGGCATTCATAATAGCGATAGCTTGCAGGTGACTATTTTGAGAGAGGATTTGCCTGGATTTATTTTTGAGTCGAATCGAGGCACGAAGCATTCCTTCACGGCGGAAACTAGTTTAG GTCCAGAGTTTTCCGCAGGTTGGGCCGGAAAAAGAGGCAAAAGATTGAGATCCAAGATCGAAGCCATCAAGCAGAAAGTGAAAATGCAAGCTCAGGACATTTACGAGCGTTATTTCAAAGCTGCCCAGGCTCAACCACGTGGAGTGGTCGCCAAGTTAGGTGTTATCGTCAGTCAGATAGAGAAGGCTTGTCAGAAGCAACAAGCCGGGAACAGAGAATGGCGTAGCATACTGCAAAGCACGCTAGAAGAACTAAAACTTTTATTGAATGAAGAAGGGAAGGTATCCGCGTATGAGCTGCATTCCAGCGGCCTAGTTCAGGCGTTGCTTGTCCTGTTGGCAGCTCCGCCAGGACCACAGCCGCCGACATTAAGAGCGACCAAGCTTCGAATGCAACGAATAGtagtatttaaaaattgtttccacGTGACGGATGTGAACAAGGTACACAACTCCGCGAAAATTCTAGTCCACAAATTGGTCTCTGTACTGGAATCTATTGAGAAGTTACCGGTCTACTTGTACGACACGCCAGGCTCCGGCTACGGCTTGCAAATTCTGACCAGAAGACTGCGCTTCCGCTTGGAAAAAGCTGCTGGTGAGAGCTCTCTGATAGACAGGTCTGGTCGTAGCTTGAAGATGGAACCTTTGAGCACCATACAACAGTTGGAGAACCATTTGTTGCGAATGGTAGCGAAACAGTGGTACGATCATGATAGATCTACATTCACGTTTGTGAAGAAATTAAAAGAGGGTAACAGGATAACGTTCAAGTATCAGTACGACTTTGATGAAAATGGTTTATTGTATTGGATCGGTACGAATTCAAAGTCATGCAGCGAGTGGGTGAATCCAGGCCAATACGGTTTGGTCGTTGTCACATCTAGCGATGGGAGAAATCTGCCCTACGGTCAACTCGAAGATATTTTGAGTCGTGATCCTTCGGCGTTGAATTGTCACACGAACGATGACAAGCGAGCGTGGTTCTCGATCGACTTGGGGGTCTGGATCATCCCGACTGCTTACACGCTGAGGCACGCAAAAGGCTATGGTAGAAGCGCTCTGCGAAACTGGTTGTTCCAAGCATCCAAAGACGGAGTCAACTGGACGCATCTCTACGCTCACGTCGATGACACATCGCTGAACGAGCCTGGGAACACAGCTACGTGGACGTTAGAATTGACGACAGAAGAGACGCAAGGTTGGCGTCACCTGCGATTGCAACAGATTGGAAAGAACTCGTCCGGCCACACGCATTACTTGTCCGTATCCGGATTCGAAGTTTATGGTGAAGTTACTGGCGTATGCGAGGACTTGGGTCGTGCTGCTAGAGAAGCTGAGGCTGGAATCCGAAGATTGAGAAGATTAATTAAATCCCAAGTACTTCGTCATTTGGTCGCTGGTGCTAGAGTTGCTAGAGGCCTAGATTGGAAATGGAGGGATCAGGACGGCATACCGCCAG GCGAAGGTACCGTAACAGGAGAATTGCATAACGGCTGGATAGACGTAACATGGGATCACGGAGGTTCCAATTCCTATCGAATGGGCGCAGAAGGGAAATACGACTTAAGACTAGTTGGTGCGGGCTTAGACTCAGATAATGGAACAAAAGGTAAAACTGGTACCGGAGTGCTAACAGGACGAAAATCCAGCAGTACTCCTAGCTTGCCGGATTGCACCGATACCGTGATGCGTGGTTCGGTAGCGTCTACCGATCAAGCAGCAAGTGCAGACAACTTGGCGGCTAAG CAAGCGGCTGAATCGATAGCAGAGAGTGTGTTGTCGGTTGCTCGTGCTGAGGCGGTTGTCGCTGTAACCGGTGAAGGTGGAGCAAACTCGACTAGCGAATTGTCGGTTGTATTACACCCAAGACCCGACACTACCGTGACAAGTGATCTGGCAACGATTGTTGAGAGTCTTGCCCTTAACACTGACTGTTCCAGCAACAGTAACAGCAATCGTGCATCTAGTAGTTCGAAACCGTTGCTTGCTACTGTGCGAGGAAATAAG CCAGTGGCAAACTTGCTCGAGGCAGCCGAAGCACTTGACCGTGTCAGAGAAGGAGCCGACAGGCTACGCAACAATACTAACAGCTTTTTAAGCGGAGAGTTACTTAGTATAGTGCCTGTTAGAATTAGCGTGTCAGGCGAGTCTGAGGATAATTCGTTAAGGATAAAACCTGTACAAAGACATTCTGGAATCGCTGATG CTACCAAAGAATGCAGTCGGGACAAAGAAGCTAGCTCGTCTACGCAAAACACAACCGGAGGATGTCCTGTTGTCGTGACCAATCCCATGTCTGTGTCTGTCCCCAACCTTGCTtgttcagatactagcaataCTTTGGAACCAACAACAGCTACCGGTTTGTTGGGAACTTTTACCGCAATGACTCGAAGAAGAACGTTTG GACCTACAGGTGGACAACACATCGCTTCTAATTCCAATACTGGTTCAAATTCCCGCGGACCTAATTCTGTGTCAAGCTTAGTTCGTCTCGCCTTGAATCCTAATTTCCCTGGTGGTTTACTAAGCACCGCGCAAAGTTATCCAAGCTTAACCAGCAGCGGTCAAGTCGCAGGCAGCGGTGTTACGACAACAACAGGTGCTGGATTAGGACAAGCGTTAACAATGTCTCTGACTAGTACAAGCAGCGATAGCGAACAG TTATTGCTACAGGTGAGTCTCGAGGACTTTTTGGAATCTTGTGGAGGTGTTGCGAGTTCTAGTGCTAGTGGTGCTAGGATCATTAACAGACCAACCCTCGTGACGGAATTAGAAGACGACGAGGATGTTGTCCTCGAGGAGGAAGAGGATAACGACGAACATGATCAAGAA GAGGACGATGAGGAAAATGAAGACGAAGGTGATGGCTGTGAAGGAGATTACGAAGAAGTGATGGTAAGCCGTAATTTGTTGGCAACGTTTATGGAAGAGGAGGCTTCTCAGAGTAGCAAGAGTCGTGCTTGGGACGACGAGTTCGTGTTGAAACGTCAATTCTCAGCTTTGATACCCGCTTTCGATCCTCGACCTGGCCGAACGAACATTAATCAA ACAACAGATCTGGAAGTTCCACCACCTGGTAGCGAAACACAATCCAGTGCTCGCGTAGGGTCGCTGCCTATGCCGAGGCTATTGCTGACATTGAAAGGCCCAGGCCTTCCAGGTGTACCGGATGTCGAGTTACCGCTCACTGAACCGCACGCCAGTATTTTTCAAGCTGTGCAGGAGTTGATGCAGCTTACTGAGCTAGGAAGTCGGCAGGAAAAACTAAGAAGAATATGGGAACCAAATTATAC TATAATATACAAAGAAGCTAGGGATGAAGAATCATCAGGAAGAGCAACACCAATCGTGACGCTGTACTCCCGCAATGCTACTCAAAATTCTTCAGCGTGCACCGTCGAGGACGTGTTACAACTTCTTAGGCACGTTTACGTATTGAGCACGACTCGCGACGATGGCAAACATATAGACTACGACGAGTCCGAGGAATCTACGTGTTGCGTTCACCCTGACGACTTCACCTCGAAGAAGATCACGAATAAAATCGTGCAACAAATTCAAGACCCGTTGGCCCTAGCTGCCGGAGCGTTGCCGAATTGGTGCGAGGAGTTAGCCAGGAGTTGTCCGTTCCTGCTGCCTTTCGAAACCAGACGATTGTACTTCAGTTGCACCGCGTTCGGGGCATCCAGGTCCATTGTGTGGCTTCAAACGCAGAGGGACGCCGTTCTCGAAAGACAAAGAGCGCCAGGATTGAGTCCGCGACGCGACGACAGCCACGAATTCCGTGTTGGCAGACTCAAGCACGAAAGAGTGAGCGTACCTAGGGGAGAGAAATTATTAGACTGGGCAGAACAAGTGCTGAAG GTGCACGCGAGTCGAAAAAGCATATTAGAAGTTGAGTTTGTTGGTGAAGAAGGAACTGGTCTCGGACCAACATTAGAGTTCTTTGCATTGGTAGCAGCAGAATTGCAGCGCAAAGACCTAGGTCTGTGGCTGTGCGACGACGAGGAATCGCAAGAAGATACGGAGGAACAAATCCGAGTTTCTAGCGATCAGGTTCGACCGGCAGGATATTACGTGACACGACCAAGCGGCTTGTTCCCTGCTCCCTTACCACAGGATTCAGCCGCTTGCGAGCGTGCTGTGCGATATTTCTGGTTCCTGGGTGTATTCTTGGCGAAGGTTTTGCAAGATAATAGATTAGTAGATTTGCCGCTGTCCCGTCCTTTCTTAAAGTTAATGTGTCACGGAGACATCACAAACAATGTGAACGAGAAGATCGGCTTGTCCGGCGTCACCCAGGAAAGCATGTCGTCCAGTATGTCCAGCAGCTTCATATCAGAAGAGGGTGAAGCTGATGCCGCGTACTCCGCGTTCGTACCTTCTCCATGGTACGCGGGTCTTTTGGATATAGAGGATCTCGTGCACGTGGATCCAGTAAGAGGCGAGTTCCTTAAAGAGATCCAAACCGCAACTGCTAAACGCGACAGAACATTTTCGGACGGTCGCAATTCAGCGGACGAGGAAACATCTCTGAGCATCGCCCATCCGTCTGGGATGTCCGTGCCTATCGAGGATCTGGCTTTAACGATGACCTACTCTCCCAGCTCAAAGATATTCGGACACGATCAAGTAGAATTGGTTGAAGGTGGCGCGGACATAGCGGTCACTATGGAAAATGCAAGGGAATACGCGGAACTGACAGTTAATTACTGTCTCGATCGAGGAATCTCGAAGCAGCTCGAGTCGTTTAGATCTGGTTTCTCAAAGGTCTTCCCAATGGAGAAACTCCATGCTTTCAGTCCCGAAGAGATAAGGGCGATGCTCTGCGGTGAACAAAATCCACAGTGGACTAGAGAAGATTTGCTCAACTACACTGAGCCTAAGTTGGGTTATACGAGAGAGAG TCCTGGATTCCAGAGATTCGTGAACGTTCTAGTTTCGTTAACTGGCCCAGAAAGAAAGGCTTTCTTACAGTTTGCGACCGGGTGTTCAGCTTTACCTCCTGGTGGATTATGTAATTTGCATCCTAGATTAACTGTGGTGAGAAAAGTGGACGCTGGCTCAGGTGGTTATCCCTCCGTTAACACCTGTGTTCATTACTTAAAATTACCAGAGTATCCTACTGAAGAGACACTTAAAGAGAGACTCTTGGCCGCGACTAGGGAAAGAGGTTtccatttaaattaa